The Pseudomonadota bacterium genome has a segment encoding these proteins:
- a CDS encoding nitrile hydratase subunit beta, with protein sequence MRVLKAEDVVPLFMTGGSARIDADVAPKFKAGDDVVARNINPAGHTRLPRYLRGKRGIVHKVHGVFGLPDTMAHGRGETPQNIYSVRFTARELWGAEASARDSLYVDMWDDYLDPA encoded by the coding sequence ATGCGGGTGCTGAAAGCAGAAGATGTCGTCCCCCTGTTCATGACCGGTGGATCGGCGCGCATCGACGCCGACGTGGCGCCTAAGTTCAAAGCCGGTGATGATGTCGTCGCGCGCAACATCAATCCGGCCGGCCACACCCGCCTGCCGCGTTATCTGCGCGGCAAGCGCGGCATCGTCCATAAGGTGCATGGCGTCTTCGGTTTACCCGATACCATGGCGCACGGCCGGGGCGAGACGCCGCAGAATATCTATAGCGTGCGCTTTACGGCGCGGGAATTGTGGGGCGCCGAGGCTTCGGCCCGGGACAGCCTCTATGTCGATATGTGGGACGATTATCTCGACCCGGCCTGA
- a CDS encoding nitrile hydratase subunit beta, with amino-acid sequence MNGIHDLGGMHGMGPIDVETDEPVFHADWERRMFALWMAAFACGIYDDNEFRHAIERIAPGEYLSTSYYEHWLIAMEQVMIEKGQFSGAELHASWAQAAQAAQGAV; translated from the coding sequence ATGAACGGCATTCATGATCTCGGCGGCATGCACGGCATGGGACCGATCGATGTGGAAACCGATGAACCGGTGTTTCATGCTGATTGGGAGCGCCGCATGTTTGCACTCTGGATGGCGGCGTTCGCCTGCGGCATTTATGACGACAATGAATTCCGCCACGCCATCGAGCGCATCGCACCGGGGGAATATCTCTCGACCAGCTATTACGAACACTGGCTGATTGCCATGGAGCAAGTGATGATCGAGAAAGGCCAATTTAGCGGCGCCGAGCTGCATGCGTCTTGGGCCCAAGCTGCCCAAGCTGCCCAAGGAGCCGTCTGA
- a CDS encoding nitrile hydratase subunit beta has protein sequence MNGIHDIGGMHGMGPIDPITDEPLFSAPWERRMFAVMMAAFSSDIFNVDEFRHSVERMAPAEYLSTSYYEHWLHALERVMIEKGQISRAELEAAWAGAETAAAAAAEAV, from the coding sequence ATGAACGGTATTCATGATATCGGCGGCATGCACGGCATGGGACCGATTGATCCCATCACCGATGAGCCGCTCTTTTCTGCGCCATGGGAGCGCCGGATGTTTGCGGTGATGATGGCCGCCTTTTCCAGCGATATCTTTAATGTCGATGAGTTTCGCCACAGCGTCGAGCGCATGGCGCCGGCGGAATACCTTAGCACCAGCTATTACGAACATTGGCTGCATGCGCTGGAACGGGTGATGATCGAAAAAGGCCAAATCAGCCGCGCTGAATTGGAAGCGGCTTGGGCTGGGGCAGAGACTGCGGCCGCGGCTGCGGCAGAGGCGGTATGA
- the nthA gene encoding nitrile hydratase subunit alpha: MAGHDHTEPPSDIALRVKALESLLLEKGLVEADTLDAIIDLYEHNIGPQNGAHVVARAWTDPEYKARLLENATPAIAELGYSGAQGEDMVVVENTPEVHNLLVCTLCSCYPWPVLGLPPVWYKAAPYRARAVSEPRTVLAEFGVDIGQDVEVRVWDSTAEVRYMVLPERPAGTEGLGEAELAALVSRDSMIGTALVAAT; the protein is encoded by the coding sequence ATGGCCGGTCACGATCATACCGAACCACCATCCGACATCGCGCTCCGCGTTAAAGCGCTCGAATCGCTGTTGCTCGAGAAGGGATTGGTCGAAGCCGATACGCTCGACGCTATCATCGATCTTTATGAGCATAATATCGGGCCGCAGAACGGCGCCCATGTGGTGGCACGCGCCTGGACGGATCCGGAATACAAAGCCCGCCTGCTGGAGAATGCGACACCTGCGATTGCCGAGCTTGGCTATAGTGGCGCCCAGGGCGAGGACATGGTGGTGGTGGAGAATACGCCGGAAGTGCACAACCTTCTCGTCTGCACACTCTGCTCTTGTTACCCCTGGCCGGTGCTCGGCCTGCCGCCGGTTTGGTACAAGGCGGCGCCTTACCGCGCCCGCGCCGTCAGTGAGCCGCGCACTGTGTTGGCCGAATTCGGCGTCGATATCGGCCAAGATGTCGAGGTTCGCGTGTGGGACAGCACGGCGGAGGTGCGCTACATGGTGTTGCCGGAACGCCCGGCCGGCACCGAAGGCCTCGGTGAAGCGGAGCTGGCGGCATTGGTGTCACGAGATTCAATGATCGGCACCGCGCTCGTGGCGGCGACATAA
- a CDS encoding AMP-binding protein, whose translation MHTLADPLRHAARHYADNPAIICGDVRMNYTAMTARCRRLAGALKALGLAPGDRVAILAANSHQYIETYMAVPAAGFAVVPLNTRHAEAELVYALQDSGAKILLIDREPGGLAAHVERVIQIPDGYESLIGEADEIDLGVGVTEQTLAGLFYTGGTTGASKGVMLSHRNLIANCHNWTAITQPTSEDISTVMAPLFHAAGSNSVIASIWSGGAQLVIPAFNPGDILDQISRERATQTLGVPIMIAALAEEQHANPRDVSSVRTVAHGASPIATEVIRRAITAFPGAEFIHLYGATELAPLATGLRHEERMPHSDMLRSCGQAVPGVAVRVVNETDGECAPHEVGEIAVRGPNVMQGYWNKPAETAAVLRDGWYFSGDLGYADENNYIFLMDRAKDMIVSGAENVYCAEVEEVLHQHPAVLQAAVFGIPDKKWGEAVHAAIQLRYPVEAAELIVFCHGKIAGYKVPKGIDFWDEPLPLSGPGKILKRELRKPYWAGREGQIS comes from the coding sequence ATGCACACACTCGCCGATCCGCTGCGTCACGCCGCCCGCCATTACGCTGATAATCCGGCGATTATTTGCGGCGATGTCCGCATGAATTACACCGCAATGACGGCGCGCTGCCGCCGCCTGGCTGGGGCGCTGAAGGCGCTCGGCTTGGCGCCGGGCGATCGGGTCGCCATCCTCGCCGCCAATTCACATCAATATATCGAGACCTATATGGCGGTACCGGCGGCCGGCTTTGCCGTGGTGCCGCTCAACACCCGCCATGCCGAAGCAGAGCTTGTCTATGCGCTGCAAGATTCGGGCGCCAAAATCCTCTTGATCGACCGCGAGCCTGGCGGTTTGGCGGCGCATGTCGAGCGCGTTATCCAAATCCCCGACGGCTACGAGTCCTTGATCGGCGAGGCCGATGAAATCGACCTGGGTGTGGGCGTTACCGAGCAAACCCTGGCCGGGCTATTTTACACCGGCGGCACCACCGGCGCGTCCAAGGGCGTGATGCTGAGCCACCGCAATCTGATCGCCAATTGCCATAACTGGACAGCCATCACGCAGCCGACATCTGAAGATATATCGACAGTGATGGCGCCGTTGTTTCATGCCGCCGGGTCGAATTCCGTCATCGCCAGCATATGGAGCGGCGGCGCTCAATTGGTGATCCCGGCGTTCAATCCTGGCGATATTCTGGACCAAATTTCGCGCGAACGCGCCACCCAGACGCTCGGCGTGCCGATCATGATTGCCGCCCTGGCTGAGGAGCAACACGCCAATCCGCGCGATGTATCGAGCGTTCGTACGGTGGCGCATGGCGCTTCGCCGATTGCCACGGAAGTGATCCGGCGCGCCATCACAGCGTTTCCTGGCGCCGAATTCATCCATCTTTACGGCGCCACGGAACTGGCGCCACTGGCCACAGGGTTGCGCCATGAGGAGCGCATGCCGCACTCCGATATGCTGCGTTCATGCGGCCAGGCGGTGCCCGGGGTGGCGGTGCGAGTGGTTAACGAGACGGACGGCGAATGCGCGCCGCATGAAGTTGGCGAGATCGCGGTGCGGGGCCCGAACGTCATGCAGGGCTACTGGAACAAACCGGCGGAGACGGCGGCAGTTCTCCGCGACGGCTGGTATTTCTCCGGAGATCTCGGCTATGCGGATGAAAACAACTACATCTTTCTGATGGACCGGGCCAAGGACATGATCGTCAGCGGCGCTGAAAACGTCTATTGCGCCGAAGTGGAGGAGGTTTTGCACCAGCATCCGGCGGTATTGCAGGCCGCAGTGTTCGGCATTCCCGATAAAAAATGGGGCGAGGCGGTACATGCGGCCATCCAATTGCGTTATCCGGTCGAGGCGGCGGAATTGATCGTTTTTTGCCATGGCAAGATCGCTGGCTACAAAGTGCCGAAGGGAATCGATTTTTGGGATGAGCCGCTGCCGTTGTCCGGCCCCGGCAAGATATTGAAGCGCGAACTGCGCAAACCCTATTGGGCTGGGCGCGAAGGGCAAATCAGTTAA
- a CDS encoding tetratricopeptide repeat protein: MRRLHATLSALLLIAALIALALAAAPAAADFETGRAAYRAGEYSAAIDAWRAPAEAGEPAAQFALGTLYVTGEGVEQDFAEAASWFQKAAEQGHASSQYNLGLILDQGWTGMPDSEVAAEWWRKAAAQHHAGAAYQLGLQNEHGWGVEPDITEAIRWYEQAAGHNYASAQYTLGLIYATGRGVVPDAAMAAAWYRKAADQDLAEAAYNLGVLYFNGEGVAEDHTAAARLYLQAAEKGHIEAQNNLAGMYALGIGIAQDLVHAYMWSTLAVDEDADLAEENRARLAKLMSAEQIAHGERLAQAWQPRQPAAGE, from the coding sequence ATGCGAAGACTGCACGCCACGCTGAGCGCCCTTTTACTGATTGCGGCACTGATCGCACTGGCGCTAGCGGCGGCACCAGCTGCGGCCGATTTCGAAACCGGGCGCGCGGCTTATCGCGCCGGCGAATATTCCGCCGCGATCGATGCCTGGCGCGCGCCGGCGGAAGCTGGTGAACCAGCAGCGCAGTTCGCGCTTGGCACGCTTTATGTTACCGGTGAAGGGGTCGAGCAGGATTTTGCCGAAGCCGCTTCCTGGTTCCAAAAAGCTGCCGAACAGGGCCATGCAAGCAGCCAGTATAATCTTGGCCTGATCCTCGATCAGGGCTGGACGGGCATGCCGGATTCCGAGGTCGCTGCGGAATGGTGGCGTAAAGCGGCAGCCCAGCACCATGCCGGCGCAGCCTATCAACTGGGGCTGCAAAACGAGCATGGCTGGGGTGTTGAGCCCGATATCACCGAAGCGATCCGCTGGTATGAGCAGGCGGCGGGTCATAACTATGCCAGCGCGCAATATACGCTCGGCCTGATTTACGCTACGGGCCGCGGTGTCGTGCCCGACGCCGCCATGGCGGCTGCCTGGTACCGCAAGGCCGCCGACCAGGATTTGGCCGAGGCCGCGTACAATCTCGGTGTGCTCTATTTTAACGGCGAGGGCGTGGCTGAGGATCACACCGCCGCCGCGAGGCTCTATCTGCAAGCGGCAGAAAAAGGCCATATCGAAGCGCAGAACAATCTTGCTGGCATGTATGCGCTGGGCATCGGCATCGCGCAGGATTTAGTACACGCCTACATGTGGTCCACCCTCGCGGTCGATGAAGACGCCGATTTGGCGGAGGAAAACCGCGCCCGCCTGGCCAAACTCATGAGCGCCGAACAAATCGCCCATGGCGAGCGCTTGGCGCAAGCATGGCAGCCGCGCCAGCCGGCCGCCGGCGAATAA